A DNA window from Paraclostridium bifermentans contains the following coding sequences:
- a CDS encoding sugar O-acetyltransferase — translation MTEKEKMLKGDAYSASDPELVKDRQQARILTRLYNQTIETDDYTKSEILKKLLGSTGENVYIEPSFKCDYGYNIHLGENFYANFDCIMLDVCEIKIGKNAMLAPNVQIYTAYHPIDPKLRISGIEYGSPVTIGDNVWIGGGSIINPGVNIGDNVVIGSGSVVTKDIPSNCVAVGNPCKVIKHI, via the coding sequence ATGACTGAAAAAGAAAAAATGTTAAAAGGTGATGCATATAGTGCATCTGATCCAGAGCTAGTAAAAGATAGGCAACAGGCTAGGATCTTAACAAGATTATATAATCAAACTATAGAGACTGATGATTATACAAAATCTGAAATTTTGAAAAAATTACTTGGATCTACAGGTGAAAATGTATATATAGAACCAAGTTTTAAATGTGATTATGGTTATAATATACATTTAGGCGAAAATTTTTATGCTAATTTTGATTGTATAATGCTAGATGTGTGTGAAATTAAAATTGGTAAAAATGCCATGTTAGCTCCAAATGTTCAAATATATACGGCATATCATCCAATAGATCCTAAATTAAGAATTTCTGGAATCGAATATGGATCTCCAGTAACAATAGGAGATAATGTGTGGATAGGTGGCGGTTCCATAATAAATCCTGGAGTAAATATAGGTGATAATGTTGTTATAGGATCTGGTAGTGTTGTTACAAAAGATATACCATCTAATTGTGTAGCGGTAGGTAATCCATGCAAGGTAATTAAACATATTTAA
- a CDS encoding TetR/AcrR family transcriptional regulator, whose translation MDRRILKTRSVIKESLTVLMKEKPFDKITIKDITDRANINRATFYLHYMDKYDLLEQIQNDILNEIREVLDNALKTFNLQSLPIQDAHTIIPFLNCVYECIGKNSDFVKVILGGNGDLNFQLKFKSLIEELIKKISIIKTPDAFCIPIKYLIETATSIHIGIISKWLEDGMIETPYELACITSNLIISVSNSVLKN comes from the coding sequence ATGGATAGAAGAATTTTAAAAACTAGAAGTGTAATTAAAGAATCTCTAACAGTTTTAATGAAAGAAAAACCATTTGATAAAATTACTATAAAAGATATTACTGACAGAGCTAATATTAATAGAGCTACTTTTTACCTCCATTACATGGATAAATATGATTTATTAGAGCAAATCCAAAATGATATATTAAACGAAATAAGAGAAGTGTTAGATAATGCACTTAAAACTTTTAATCTACAATCTTTACCTATACAGGATGCACATACTATAATTCCTTTTTTAAACTGTGTTTATGAGTGCATAGGTAAAAACTCTGATTTTGTAAAAGTTATACTAGGCGGAAATGGAGACTTAAATTTTCAATTGAAATTTAAAAGCTTAATTGAAGAATTGATAAAAAAAATATCTATAATAAAAACTCCAGATGCATTTTGTATTCCTATAAAATATTTAATTGAAACAGCAACATCTATTCATATTGGAATTATATCTAAGTGGCTTGAAGATGGGATGATTGAAACACCTTATGAATTAGCCTGTATAACATCTAACCTTATAATTTCTGTTTCTAATTCAGTTTTAAAAAATTAA
- a CDS encoding ABC transporter ATP-binding protein yields the protein MSIVKVKNITKEISKIKILDNISLEIEEGEILGLIGPSGSGKSTFIKSIIGMEKISHGEVLILGKKIPNRNILQDIGYMAQSDALYEDLTGKENLEFFAKIFSINKYEVIKRIEYVSDLVNMQSDLNKKVKYYSGGMKRRLSLAISLIQDPKVLILDEPTVGIDPKLRLSIWNELNKLKLKGKSIIITTHVMDEAQRCDKLALIRKGKIIAKGTPNKLKDEFKVETIEDIFLKIGGEI from the coding sequence ATGAGTATTGTTAAAGTAAAAAATATTACTAAGGAAATTTCTAAAATTAAAATTCTTGATAATATAAGTTTAGAAATTGAAGAGGGAGAAATATTAGGATTAATAGGACCATCTGGGTCTGGAAAGAGTACATTTATAAAATCTATTATAGGTATGGAAAAAATTAGTCATGGAGAAGTTTTAATTTTAGGGAAGAAAATACCAAATAGAAATATACTACAAGATATTGGATATATGGCCCAATCAGATGCATTATATGAGGATTTAACTGGTAAAGAAAACTTAGAATTTTTTGCTAAAATATTTTCAATAAATAAGTATGAGGTAATCAAAAGAATTGAATATGTATCAGATTTAGTTAATATGCAAAGTGATCTAAATAAAAAGGTCAAATACTATTCAGGAGGAATGAAAAGAAGGTTATCACTAGCTATATCGTTAATACAAGATCCAAAGGTATTAATACTAGATGAACCTACTGTAGGAATTGATCCTAAGCTTAGACTTAGTATTTGGAATGAGCTAAATAAATTAAAATTAAAGGGTAAATCGATAATAATTACAACTCACGTAATGGATGAAGCTCAAAGATGTGATAAGTTAGCATTAATAAGAAAGGGAAAAATTATAGCAAAGGGAACGCCTAATAAATTAAAAGATGAATTTAAAGTAGAAACTATTGAAGATATATTTTTAAAAATAGGAGGTGAAATTTAA
- a CDS encoding ABC transporter permease, whose protein sequence is MRIKAIIIRIIKQTIHDKRTLALMMVAPMIVMTLVYFLFNSNEENLLNVGVYKTSSEFNESLKDADLNIKEYNNKSDIKDKITNQNLDAFIVENNNVLEITYENSSPINTKEIEAKVQSTILKDEFLKISSKIDKNIGQNNKMSIKSSYLYLDKDLTYFDTLSPILIGFFVFFFVFLVSGISLLKERTTGTLDRLLSTPIKRSEIVLGYLVGYGIFAVVQTLLIVLFSIYILDITIEGSILLVVIVNILISLVALSLGLLLSTFANSESQIMQFIPIIIVPQIFFTGLIPIESMSIWLQNIAKVMPLYYGASALSGIFIKGFDFYNIANYCIILIIFIIVLYAFNILGLKRYRKI, encoded by the coding sequence ATGAGGATAAAAGCTATTATAATAAGAATAATAAAACAAACAATTCATGATAAAAGGACGCTAGCACTTATGATGGTTGCGCCCATGATTGTTATGACTTTAGTTTATTTCTTATTTAACTCTAATGAAGAAAATTTATTAAATGTAGGTGTTTACAAAACATCATCAGAGTTTAATGAATCACTTAAAGATGCAGATCTTAATATAAAAGAATACAACAATAAAAGTGATATTAAAGATAAAATAACAAATCAAAATCTAGATGCGTTTATAGTTGAAAATAATAATGTATTAGAAATAACATATGAAAATAGCTCACCAATAAATACAAAAGAAATTGAAGCAAAAGTACAATCAACAATTTTAAAAGATGAATTTTTAAAGATTTCTTCAAAAATTGATAAAAATATTGGTCAAAATAATAAAATGTCAATAAAATCAAGTTATTTATACTTAGATAAAGACTTAACTTATTTTGATACTTTAAGCCCTATTCTTATTGGATTTTTTGTATTTTTCTTTGTATTTCTAGTTTCAGGAATATCATTATTAAAAGAAAGAACAACAGGTACATTAGATAGACTTTTATCTACTCCTATAAAAAGAAGTGAAATTGTATTAGGATACTTAGTTGGATATGGTATATTTGCTGTGGTGCAGACTTTATTAATAGTGTTATTTTCTATTTATATATTAGATATAACGATAGAAGGTAGTATATTGTTGGTAGTTATAGTAAATATACTAATTTCGCTTGTAGCATTATCACTAGGACTCCTTTTATCTACATTTGCTAATTCAGAGTCTCAAATTATGCAGTTTATACCTATAATAATAGTTCCTCAGATATTTTTTACAGGTCTAATACCTATAGAAAGTATGAGTATATGGTTACAAAATATAGCAAAAGTAATGCCATTATACTATGGTGCGAGCGCTTTGAGTGGAATATTTATAAAAGGTTTTGATTTTTACAATATAGCTAATTATTGTATTATTTTAATAATATTTATAATAGTTTTATATGCTTTTAACATACTTGGATTAAAGAGATATAGAAAAATATAG
- a CDS encoding fascin domain-containing protein: MNIDSYYRDKEKNNKKVKIKSVYADEFVVVGRDGYLYATGEKGNKKGIFIININDNGKAKIKLEDGPYIRLDNKNFLIADTDKEGATKFDVYKTDSKEYVLKAPNGYYVRVREDDYKLAAKAEGTGEKTKFKFKEVD, translated from the coding sequence ATGAATATTGATAGCTACTATAGAGATAAAGAAAAAAATAATAAAAAGGTAAAAATAAAATCAGTATATGCAGACGAATTTGTAGTTGTTGGAAGAGACGGTTATTTATATGCAACAGGTGAAAAGGGAAATAAAAAAGGTATATTTATTATTAATATAAATGACAATGGAAAGGCAAAAATAAAGTTAGAAGATGGACCTTATATAAGATTGGATAATAAAAATTTTCTGATTGCAGATACAGATAAAGAAGGAGCAACTAAATTTGATGTGTATAAAACTGATAGTAAAGAGTATGTTTTAAAAGCACCAAATGGATATTATGTAAGGGTTAGAGAAGATGATTATAAATTAGCGGCTAAGGCAGAAGGTACAGGGGAAAAAACAAAATTTAAATTTAAAGAAGTTGACTAG
- a CDS encoding sulfite exporter TauE/SafE family protein, with protein MLTILFLCLGGFLAAFVDSIAGGGGLISMPVLLMAGLPPHLALGTNKFAGAFGCFSSAYKYSKSGKSNIELLKKLIPFTILGCLLGVKCVLSISENILNILVFLMILIVALYTYLKKDLGKEDKFENLSKENIKKGIIMAFALGFYDGFFGPGTGTFLTFAFIKIYGFDFLHASANTKILNFTSNFTALILFMFSGQILYKVAIFYAISMVLGGYIGAKVAINKGSQLIKPIFLFMAVAVAIKLLYQAF; from the coding sequence ATGCTTACAATTTTATTTCTTTGTCTTGGTGGTTTTTTAGCTGCTTTCGTTGATTCAATAGCCGGTGGTGGTGGGTTAATAAGTATGCCCGTTTTATTAATGGCAGGTCTTCCCCCTCATTTAGCTCTTGGCACTAATAAGTTTGCAGGCGCTTTTGGTTGTTTTTCTAGTGCATATAAGTATTCAAAGTCAGGTAAATCTAATATCGAGTTATTAAAAAAATTAATTCCATTTACAATTTTAGGATGTCTCCTAGGTGTTAAATGTGTTTTATCTATAAGTGAAAATATTTTAAATATTTTAGTTTTTCTTATGATACTAATAGTTGCACTATATACATATTTAAAGAAGGATTTAGGTAAGGAAGATAAATTCGAAAACCTTAGTAAAGAAAACATAAAAAAAGGAATTATTATGGCTTTTGCTTTAGGTTTTTATGATGGTTTTTTTGGACCTGGCACAGGTACCTTTCTAACATTTGCTTTTATAAAAATTTATGGTTTTGATTTTTTACATGCATCTGCAAATACTAAAATTTTAAATTTCACAAGTAATTTCACAGCACTTATATTATTTATGTTTAGTGGTCAAATACTTTACAAAGTAGCAATTTTTTATGCTATTTCTATGGTATTAGGTGGATATATAGGCGCTAAAGTAGCTATAAATAAAGGATCTCAACTAATAAAACCAATTTTTTTATTTATGGCTGTAGCTGTGGCTATAAAACTTCTTTACCAAGCATTTTAA